In the genome of Microbacterium saperdae, one region contains:
- a CDS encoding MFS transporter — MQRVPLSPVSTPGWRAWVIWSVGVAAYILAITNRTSLGAVGVEAADRFQADASTLALFAVVQLAVYGGMQIPIGVLLDRFGSRPIMTIGMLLMAAGQLTMALSPSIGIAVFARVLLGAGDAAIFPAVLRLVATWFPAQGGPLMVQFTGILGQTGQLIALVPLAALLHATSWSITFGSIAGLGVLFTILVAVVIRNHPPERGADVTVNTDTGVIRVVTSAIDTGVGIRAAWAHPGTRLAFWSHFTTPFAGTAFVLLWGMPFLTAAQGLDTAHAAGIISVYVVAGMALGPVIGDLSRRLPNHRSLALVLPAVGVQMVAWLVVIALPEPAPLWLLYVLGVALATGGPASMIAFDHARTHNPSHRLSTATGVTNAGGFIAALIAIFLIGLALDLQGAGTPDTYSLDAFRLAFLMPVPLWIIGVIFILIERKRTRIRVGLDPERRR, encoded by the coding sequence GTGCAGCGCGTCCCTCTCTCCCCCGTCTCGACGCCGGGGTGGCGCGCATGGGTGATCTGGTCGGTCGGCGTCGCCGCCTACATCCTCGCCATCACCAACCGCACCTCGCTCGGAGCCGTCGGAGTCGAGGCCGCCGACCGCTTCCAGGCCGATGCATCCACGCTGGCCCTGTTCGCCGTCGTGCAGCTCGCCGTGTACGGGGGCATGCAGATCCCGATCGGCGTGCTCCTGGACCGCTTCGGATCTCGGCCGATCATGACCATCGGGATGCTGTTGATGGCCGCCGGACAGCTCACCATGGCACTGTCGCCGAGCATCGGCATCGCCGTGTTCGCGCGCGTGCTGCTCGGTGCGGGCGACGCCGCCATCTTCCCGGCCGTGCTCCGGCTCGTGGCGACCTGGTTCCCCGCGCAAGGAGGACCGCTCATGGTGCAGTTCACCGGAATCCTCGGACAGACCGGCCAGCTCATCGCTCTGGTGCCGCTCGCCGCGCTGCTGCACGCCACCAGCTGGAGCATCACGTTCGGCAGCATCGCCGGGCTCGGCGTGCTCTTCACGATCCTGGTCGCCGTGGTCATCCGCAACCACCCGCCCGAGCGTGGCGCAGACGTCACCGTGAACACCGATACCGGAGTCATCCGGGTCGTCACCTCGGCGATCGACACCGGCGTCGGCATCCGTGCCGCATGGGCGCATCCCGGCACGCGTCTCGCCTTCTGGTCGCACTTCACGACTCCGTTCGCCGGCACGGCGTTCGTGCTGCTGTGGGGAATGCCCTTCCTGACAGCTGCACAAGGACTCGACACCGCCCACGCCGCAGGGATCATCTCGGTCTATGTCGTCGCGGGCATGGCGCTCGGCCCGGTGATCGGCGATCTCTCCCGACGATTGCCCAACCATCGCTCGCTCGCGCTCGTGCTCCCCGCCGTCGGCGTGCAGATGGTGGCGTGGCTCGTCGTGATCGCGCTCCCCGAACCGGCGCCGCTCTGGCTGCTGTACGTCCTCGGGGTGGCACTCGCAACCGGTGGGCCGGCATCGATGATCGCGTTCGATCACGCCCGCACGCACAACCCGTCGCACCGGCTCAGCACGGCGACCGGTGTGACCAATGCCGGTGGCTTCATCGCCGCGCTGATCGCCATCTTCCTGATCGGTCTGGCGCTCGACCTGCAAGGCGCCGGCACACCGGACACCTATTCACTCGACGCCTTCCGGCTGGCCTTCCTGATGCCGGTTCCGCTCTGGATCATCGGCGTGATCTTCATTCTGATCGAGCGGAAACGCACACGCATCCGCGTGGGACTCGACCCCGAGCGTCGCCGCTAG